One Clavibacter zhangzhiyongii genomic region harbors:
- the mltG gene encoding endolytic transglycosylase MltG, whose protein sequence is MTRRELRALREAAEARSGTASTAPDAAPSAAAAPATSAAPSASRATPPAEASRADERRRSDDRAAAAATSASAAAGDASAASAAAVGAASAVPAAAAARTSPRTASSDERAPRRTVPTGTGPAAAVPAKPKRRHPKWPYVLVLLVVLFGGAAVIATSLFGPVVSALLTPAEPTDYDGDGTGEVQVVVKTGDTGSTIGDTLQSQDVVKTSKAFYQAVVRSGSEVVFQPGTYTLRKQMSAASALEMLQDPASQVQAKVTIPEGQTAAQAFELIAEGTGTPVADLEAAVADRGALGIPAEAPNIEGYLFPATYDFPPGTSAVDMVKAMVARTFQSLDQAGVPAADRHRVLTMAALIQKEARFEGDFYKVSRVFQNRIDAGMPLQSDATVAYGAQSVGRVTTTDAERADDNPWNTYVHPGLPIGPISNPGDLAIKAAMAPADGPWLYFVTVNTITGDTVFSQSYDEHLKAVAQWQQFMRDNPGNG, encoded by the coding sequence ATGACGCGTCGCGAGCTCCGCGCCCTCCGCGAGGCGGCCGAGGCCCGCTCCGGCACCGCGTCGACCGCGCCCGACGCGGCACCGTCCGCCGCCGCGGCTCCCGCGACCTCGGCCGCGCCGTCCGCGTCGCGTGCGACCCCGCCCGCCGAGGCGTCCCGCGCCGACGAGCGCCGCCGCTCCGACGACCGCGCCGCCGCGGCCGCCACCTCGGCGTCCGCCGCCGCCGGGGACGCGTCCGCCGCCTCCGCCGCGGCCGTGGGGGCCGCGTCCGCCGTCCCCGCCGCCGCGGCCGCCCGCACGTCGCCTCGCACGGCGTCGTCCGACGAGCGCGCGCCCCGCCGCACGGTGCCGACCGGCACCGGCCCCGCGGCGGCCGTCCCGGCGAAGCCGAAGCGCCGCCACCCCAAGTGGCCGTACGTGCTCGTGCTGCTCGTCGTGCTCTTCGGCGGCGCCGCCGTCATCGCCACCTCGCTCTTCGGCCCCGTCGTGAGCGCGCTCCTCACCCCGGCCGAGCCCACCGACTACGACGGCGACGGCACCGGCGAGGTGCAGGTCGTCGTGAAGACCGGCGACACCGGCAGCACCATCGGCGACACGCTCCAGTCGCAGGACGTGGTCAAGACCTCGAAGGCCTTCTACCAGGCCGTCGTCCGCTCCGGCAGCGAGGTCGTCTTCCAGCCGGGCACGTACACGCTGCGGAAGCAGATGAGCGCGGCGTCCGCGCTCGAGATGCTGCAGGATCCGGCCAGCCAGGTGCAGGCCAAGGTCACCATCCCCGAGGGGCAGACCGCCGCGCAGGCGTTCGAGCTGATCGCGGAGGGGACCGGCACGCCCGTCGCCGACCTCGAGGCCGCCGTCGCCGACCGCGGCGCGCTCGGGATCCCCGCCGAGGCCCCGAACATCGAGGGCTACCTCTTCCCGGCCACGTACGACTTCCCGCCGGGCACCTCCGCCGTCGACATGGTGAAGGCCATGGTCGCGCGCACGTTCCAGTCGCTCGACCAGGCGGGCGTGCCCGCCGCCGACCGGCACCGGGTGCTGACGATGGCGGCGCTCATCCAGAAGGAGGCGCGCTTCGAGGGCGACTTCTACAAGGTCTCGCGCGTCTTCCAGAACCGCATCGACGCCGGCATGCCGCTGCAGTCGGACGCGACCGTCGCGTACGGCGCCCAGTCCGTCGGCCGCGTCACGACCACCGACGCGGAGCGCGCCGACGACAACCCGTGGAACACGTACGTGCACCCGGGCCTGCCGATCGGGCCGATCTCCAACCCCGGCGACCTCGCGATCAAGGCGGCCATGGCGCCCGCGGACGGGCCGTGGCTGTACTTCGTGACGGTCAACACCATCACGGGCGACACCGTCTTCTCGCAGTCCTACGACGAGCACCTGAAGGCCGTCGCGCAGTGGCAGCAGTTCATGAGGGACAACCCGGGCAATGGCTGA
- the ruvX gene encoding Holliday junction resolvase RuvX, with translation MRVGSRLAVDVGKVRIGLARSDPHGLIATPVETVPRDAGGSADVRRILEVAAEMDCVELLVGLPLALSGRATASTDDAEGFAHRLADATAIPVRLVDERLSTVSAQSALRSSGRGSRKQRPVIDQVAAVIILQHALETERSAGSPPGALVPRNRVDPDRHA, from the coding sequence ATGCGGGTCGGATCCCGGCTCGCGGTCGACGTGGGGAAGGTCCGCATCGGCCTCGCCCGGTCGGACCCGCACGGGCTGATCGCCACGCCGGTGGAGACCGTCCCGCGCGACGCGGGAGGCTCGGCCGACGTGCGGCGGATCCTCGAGGTGGCCGCCGAGATGGACTGCGTGGAGCTCCTGGTGGGCCTGCCGCTCGCGCTCTCGGGGCGGGCGACCGCGTCCACGGACGACGCCGAGGGCTTCGCGCACCGGCTCGCGGACGCCACCGCGATCCCCGTGCGGCTCGTCGACGAGAGGCTCTCCACGGTGTCGGCCCAGAGCGCGCTGCGGTCCTCCGGCAGAGGGTCCCGTAAGCAGAGGCCCGTGATCGACCAGGTGGCGGCCGTTATAATCCTTCAACATGCGCTCGAGACCGAGCGCTCCGCCGGCTCCCCACCCGGTGCTCTCGTCCCGAGGAACCGAGTCGATCCTGACCGACACGCCTGA
- a CDS encoding dioxygenase, which translates to MAPRNDRAAREAQARLRRYAARQELHARAARRRRRDDVTAVVGVILVAALAVGAQLAYASGPGAPAPAPASTPSSPTPSSPAPATPDATPTP; encoded by the coding sequence GTGGCCCCCAGGAACGACCGCGCAGCCCGCGAGGCGCAGGCCCGGCTCCGACGCTACGCGGCCCGCCAGGAGCTGCACGCCCGCGCCGCGCGTCGCCGTCGCCGGGACGACGTCACGGCCGTCGTCGGCGTGATCCTGGTCGCGGCGCTCGCCGTCGGCGCGCAGCTCGCGTACGCGTCCGGCCCCGGCGCCCCGGCCCCCGCTCCCGCTTCCACGCCGTCATCCCCCACGCCGTCCTCCCCCGCCCCGGCGACGCCGGACGCGACGCCGACCCCCTGA
- a CDS encoding replication-associated recombination protein A: MTDTRPGLRSGATPLAVRMRPRSLDEVTGQRHLLTPGAPLVSLASDVAGEQGSVSIILWGPPGTGKTTLAQAIAHGSSRRFVELSAVTAGVRDVRQVMEKALSDRDLFGVSTVLFLDEIHRFTKAQQDALLPGVENGWVILIAATTENPSFSVISPLLSRSLLLTLEQLDDDDLGVLVDRAVADARGLGGRFALEDDARAMIIRLASGDARRALTALEAAAVSAQADAAGKARAAADADDDDDDDEDDDEDGDERDVPDADPAPVPISTEQVALAVDRALLRYDRNGDEHYDVISAFIKSIRGSDVDAALHYLARMIEAGEDPRFIARRIIVSASEDIGLADPQALVVAVAAADAVQLIGMPEGRIPLAQAVVHLATAPKSNASYLGIDQAIADVRAGAFGRVPLHLRDAHYPGAKRLGHGKGYRYPHDADIGVVRQQYLPDELVGRTYYSPTQHGHERDLSARLEKLRRIVRGG, translated from the coding sequence ATGACCGACACGCGACCGGGCCTCCGCTCGGGGGCCACGCCCCTGGCCGTCCGGATGCGTCCCCGGAGCCTCGACGAGGTCACCGGCCAGCGCCATCTGCTGACCCCCGGGGCGCCCCTGGTGAGCCTCGCGTCCGACGTGGCGGGGGAGCAGGGCTCGGTGTCGATCATCCTGTGGGGCCCGCCCGGGACCGGCAAGACGACGCTCGCGCAGGCGATCGCGCACGGATCCAGCCGGCGCTTCGTCGAGCTGTCCGCGGTGACGGCGGGCGTCCGCGACGTCCGCCAGGTGATGGAGAAGGCGCTGAGCGACCGCGACCTCTTCGGCGTCTCGACCGTGCTCTTCCTCGACGAGATCCACCGCTTCACGAAGGCGCAGCAGGACGCGCTGCTGCCGGGCGTGGAGAACGGATGGGTGATCCTCATCGCGGCCACCACGGAGAACCCGTCCTTCTCCGTGATCTCGCCGCTGCTGTCGCGCAGCCTGCTGCTGACGCTCGAGCAGCTCGACGACGACGACCTCGGCGTGCTGGTCGACCGCGCCGTGGCCGACGCGCGCGGGCTCGGCGGGCGGTTCGCGCTCGAGGACGACGCGCGGGCGATGATCATCCGGCTCGCCTCCGGCGACGCCCGGCGCGCGCTCACGGCGCTCGAGGCGGCGGCCGTCTCGGCGCAGGCGGACGCGGCGGGCAAGGCGCGGGCGGCGGCGGACGCGGACGACGATGACGATGACGACGAGGACGACGACGAGGACGGCGACGAGCGGGACGTGCCGGACGCTGACCCGGCGCCCGTCCCCATCTCCACCGAGCAGGTCGCGCTCGCGGTCGACCGGGCGCTGCTGCGCTACGACCGCAACGGCGACGAGCACTACGACGTCATCAGCGCCTTCATCAAGTCGATCCGCGGATCCGACGTCGACGCCGCGCTGCACTACCTGGCCCGCATGATCGAGGCGGGGGAGGATCCGCGCTTCATCGCGCGGCGGATCATCGTCTCGGCCTCCGAGGACATCGGGCTCGCCGACCCCCAGGCGCTCGTCGTCGCGGTCGCGGCCGCCGACGCGGTGCAGCTCATCGGCATGCCGGAGGGGCGGATCCCGCTGGCGCAGGCCGTCGTGCACCTCGCGACCGCGCCCAAGTCGAACGCCTCCTACCTCGGCATCGACCAGGCCATCGCGGACGTGCGCGCCGGCGCCTTCGGCCGGGTCCCGCTCCACCTGCGCGACGCGCACTACCCGGGGGCCAAGCGCCTCGGCCACGGCAAGGGCTACCGCTACCCGCACGACGCGGACATCGGGGTCGTGCGCCAGCAGTACCTGCCCGACGAGCTCGTCGGCCGCACCTACTACTCGCCCACGCAGCACGGGCACGAGCGGGACCTGTCGGCGCGGCTGGAGAAGCTGCGGCGCATCGTCCGCGGGGGCTGA
- a CDS encoding shikimate dehydrogenase — protein MADPRTPAVRLAVLGSPIAHSLSPRLHDAAYGVLGLDWSYAAVECTGAELPTFVAGLGSGWRGLSLTMPLKRDVLPLLDRLDDTARLAGAANTLLLEDDGEGATRRRGANTDVAGIVRAFGMGGVEQCRRAVVLGAGSTARSAVVALERMGAREVAVAARRPEQGRELAPLADELRLALRVVPLADAATALRDADTVVSTLPGDAAAAVPLPRDLPEATVLLDVTYAPWPTGIATGWQRAGGRVVPGIDMLVQQALGQVRLFVQGDAERPLPDEARVLEAMLAAVGRDPRTDWTGA, from the coding sequence ATGGCTGATCCGCGGACGCCGGCCGTGCGGCTGGCCGTCCTCGGCAGCCCCATCGCGCACTCGCTGTCACCGCGCCTGCACGACGCGGCGTACGGCGTGCTCGGGCTCGACTGGTCGTACGCGGCCGTGGAGTGCACGGGGGCGGAGCTGCCCACGTTCGTGGCGGGGCTCGGATCCGGCTGGCGCGGCCTGTCGCTCACCATGCCGCTCAAGCGCGACGTGCTGCCGCTGCTCGACCGGCTCGACGACACGGCCCGGCTCGCGGGCGCGGCCAACACGCTGCTGCTCGAGGACGACGGCGAGGGCGCGACGCGGCGACGCGGCGCGAACACGGACGTCGCGGGGATCGTCCGGGCGTTCGGCATGGGCGGTGTCGAGCAGTGCCGGCGCGCGGTCGTGCTCGGCGCCGGATCCACCGCGCGCTCGGCGGTCGTCGCGCTCGAGCGCATGGGCGCGCGCGAGGTGGCCGTGGCGGCGCGACGCCCGGAGCAGGGCCGGGAGCTCGCGCCCCTGGCCGACGAGCTGCGGCTGGCGCTCCGCGTCGTGCCGCTGGCGGACGCGGCGACCGCGCTCCGCGACGCCGACACCGTCGTCAGCACCCTCCCGGGCGACGCCGCCGCGGCCGTGCCGCTGCCCCGCGACCTGCCCGAGGCGACCGTGCTCCTCGACGTGACGTACGCGCCGTGGCCCACCGGGATCGCGACCGGGTGGCAGCGCGCGGGCGGGCGCGTCGTGCCGGGGATCGACATGCTCGTGCAGCAGGCGCTCGGCCAGGTGCGCCTGTTCGTCCAGGGCGACGCCGAGCGGCCGCTGCCGGACGAGGCGCGCGTGCTGGAGGCCATGCTCGCCGCCGTCGGACGGGATCCGCGGACGGACTGGACCGGGGCCTGA
- the alaS gene encoding alanine--tRNA ligase: MQTADIRNAWLTYFGDREHTVVPSASLVSDDPTLLFTVAGMVPFVPYLTGVVPAPFPRATSVQKCIRTLDIEEVGRTPRHGTFFQMNGNFSFGDYFKEQAIAYAWELLTTSEADGGLGFSPDDLWVTVYHEDDEARQAWKRIAGLPDDRIQGLGRDTNYWHTGQPGPAGPCSEIFFDRGPAYGADGGPATDDDRYVEIWNLVFMQYLRGQGTGKSDFEILGDLPKRNIDTGMGLERVAFLKQGVENMYEIDQVRPVLDRAADLSGRRYGAEHEDDVRMRIVADHVRSSLMLMSDGVRPSNEGRGYILRRLMRRTVRAMRLLGVDTATFGELFPASRDAMKAAYPEVSDDFDRISRLAYAEEETFLRTLAGGTTILDVAVGETKANGGERIAGDTAFLLHDTFGFPIDLTLEMAEENGLTVDREAFDRLMLEQRTRAKADAKSKKTALADLTVYSAFRAAGETRFTGYDELETGTTILGLIVGGHSVDHAVAGDIAEVILPETSLYAESGGQEADAGSIVGNGFDLEVLDVQKPVKGLISHRVQVRSGEVGVGDAATTVVDADWRRGATQAHSGTHLVHAALRQVLGQDAHQSGSYNRAGYMRLDFAWNQALSPATRSEIEDIANGAVRDDLQVITRVMPIDEAKQLGAMALFGEKYGDTVRVVDIGGPWSRELCAGTHVSSSAQIGLINVVGESSVGSTNRRIESLVGREAFQDLAVERAIVSQLTSSLKTPREQLPDRIADLMQNLKAAERRIADFEAQALQQRVPALLQQGARVGAVTLIQESLGTVRSADEVRQLVTLVRERAGSEPVVVALAGDAGGKPTVIVATNQAARDAGAKAGQLARAAAAVLGGGGGGKDDLAQGGGSDVSAIADALAAVRQALAS, encoded by the coding sequence ATGCAGACCGCAGACATCCGCAACGCCTGGCTGACGTACTTCGGCGACCGGGAGCACACCGTCGTGCCGTCGGCGTCGCTCGTGAGCGACGACCCCACGCTGCTGTTCACGGTGGCCGGCATGGTCCCGTTCGTGCCGTACCTCACGGGCGTCGTGCCCGCGCCGTTCCCGCGCGCCACGAGCGTGCAGAAGTGCATCCGCACGCTCGACATCGAGGAGGTCGGCCGCACGCCCCGGCACGGCACCTTCTTCCAGATGAACGGCAACTTCTCCTTCGGCGACTACTTCAAGGAGCAGGCCATCGCGTACGCGTGGGAGCTGCTCACCACGAGCGAGGCCGACGGCGGCCTCGGCTTCTCGCCCGACGACCTCTGGGTCACCGTCTACCACGAGGACGACGAGGCGCGGCAGGCGTGGAAGCGCATCGCGGGCCTGCCCGACGACCGGATCCAGGGCCTCGGCCGCGACACGAACTACTGGCACACCGGCCAGCCCGGCCCCGCCGGCCCCTGCTCGGAGATCTTCTTCGACCGCGGCCCCGCGTACGGCGCCGACGGCGGCCCCGCCACGGACGACGACCGCTACGTGGAGATCTGGAACCTCGTCTTCATGCAGTACCTGCGTGGTCAGGGCACGGGCAAGAGCGACTTCGAGATCCTCGGCGACCTGCCGAAGAGGAACATCGACACCGGCATGGGCCTCGAGCGCGTCGCGTTCCTCAAGCAGGGCGTCGAGAACATGTACGAGATCGACCAGGTGCGCCCGGTCCTCGACCGAGCGGCCGACCTCTCCGGCCGCCGCTACGGCGCCGAGCACGAGGACGACGTGCGCATGCGCATCGTCGCCGACCACGTGCGCTCGTCGCTCATGCTGATGTCCGACGGCGTGCGGCCGTCCAACGAGGGGCGCGGCTACATCCTGCGCCGCCTCATGCGCCGCACCGTGCGGGCCATGCGCCTCCTGGGCGTCGACACCGCGACCTTCGGCGAGCTCTTCCCCGCGTCGCGCGACGCGATGAAGGCCGCATACCCCGAGGTCTCCGACGACTTCGACCGCATCTCCCGCCTCGCGTACGCGGAGGAGGAGACCTTCCTCCGCACGCTCGCCGGGGGCACGACGATCCTCGACGTGGCCGTCGGCGAGACGAAGGCGAACGGCGGCGAGCGGATCGCGGGCGACACCGCGTTCCTCCTGCACGACACGTTCGGCTTCCCCATCGACCTCACGCTCGAGATGGCGGAGGAGAACGGCCTCACGGTCGACCGCGAGGCGTTCGACCGCCTGATGCTGGAGCAGCGGACGCGGGCCAAGGCCGACGCCAAGTCGAAGAAGACGGCCCTCGCCGACCTCACCGTGTACAGCGCGTTCCGCGCCGCGGGCGAGACGCGCTTCACGGGCTACGACGAGCTCGAGACGGGCACGACGATCCTCGGCCTCATCGTGGGCGGCCACAGCGTCGACCACGCGGTCGCCGGCGACATCGCGGAGGTCATCCTCCCGGAGACGAGCCTCTACGCGGAGTCCGGCGGCCAGGAGGCCGACGCGGGCAGCATCGTCGGGAACGGCTTCGACCTCGAGGTGCTCGACGTGCAGAAGCCCGTGAAGGGCCTCATCAGCCACCGCGTGCAGGTGCGCTCGGGCGAGGTGGGGGTCGGCGACGCCGCCACCACGGTCGTCGACGCCGACTGGCGACGCGGCGCCACGCAGGCGCACTCGGGCACCCACCTCGTGCACGCCGCGCTCCGCCAGGTGCTCGGCCAGGACGCGCACCAGTCCGGCTCCTACAACCGCGCTGGCTACATGCGGCTCGACTTCGCGTGGAACCAGGCGCTGAGCCCCGCGACCCGCAGCGAGATCGAGGACATCGCGAACGGCGCCGTGCGGGACGACCTGCAGGTCATCACGCGCGTCATGCCCATCGACGAGGCCAAGCAGCTGGGCGCCATGGCGCTGTTCGGCGAGAAGTACGGCGACACCGTGCGCGTCGTCGACATCGGCGGCCCGTGGTCGCGCGAGCTGTGCGCGGGCACGCACGTGTCCTCCAGCGCGCAGATCGGGCTCATCAACGTCGTGGGGGAGTCGTCCGTCGGGTCCACCAACCGCCGCATCGAGTCGCTCGTCGGTCGCGAGGCGTTCCAGGACCTCGCCGTCGAGCGCGCCATCGTGTCGCAGCTCACCTCGAGCCTCAAGACCCCGCGCGAGCAGCTGCCGGACCGCATCGCCGACCTGATGCAGAACCTCAAGGCCGCGGAGCGGCGCATCGCCGACTTCGAGGCGCAGGCGCTGCAGCAGCGCGTGCCCGCGCTCCTGCAGCAGGGCGCGCGCGTCGGCGCCGTGACGCTGATCCAGGAGTCGCTCGGCACCGTCCGCTCCGCCGACGAGGTCCGCCAGCTCGTGACCCTCGTGCGCGAGCGCGCCGGATCCGAGCCCGTCGTGGTCGCCCTCGCGGGCGACGCGGGCGGCAAGCCGACCGTCATCGTCGCCACCAACCAGGCCGCGCGCGACGCCGGCGCCAAGGCCGGGCAGCTCGCCCGTGCGGCGGCGGCGGTGCTCGGCGGCGGCGGAGGCGGCAAGGACGACCTCGCGCAGGGCGGCGGGTCCGACGTGTCGGCCATCGCCGACGCGCTGGCCGCGGTCCGCCAGGCGCTCGCGTCCTGA
- the rpsD gene encoding 30S ribosomal protein S4, producing the protein MSTKSRTRSKTRLSRALGIPLTPKAAKYLEKRPYAPGEHGRSKRKQDSDYAVRLREKQRLRAQYGIREAQLKIAFQEARRTQGLTGENLVEILEQRLDALVVRSGLARTTAQARQLVVHRHIMVDGKIVDRPSFRVKAGQMIHVKPRSEGTEPFQVAAAGGHADVLPKLPSYLEVELDKLQARLVRLPKRAEVPVTCEVQLVVEYYAAR; encoded by the coding sequence GTGTCCACCAAGTCACGCACCCGCAGCAAGACCCGCCTCTCCCGCGCGCTGGGCATCCCGCTCACGCCGAAGGCGGCCAAGTACCTCGAGAAGCGCCCCTACGCGCCGGGCGAGCACGGCCGGTCCAAGCGCAAGCAGGACAGCGACTACGCCGTCCGCCTCCGCGAGAAGCAGCGCCTGCGCGCCCAGTACGGCATCCGCGAGGCGCAGCTCAAGATCGCCTTCCAGGAGGCGCGTCGCACGCAGGGCCTGACCGGTGAGAACCTCGTCGAGATCCTCGAGCAGCGCCTCGACGCGCTCGTCGTCCGCTCCGGCCTCGCGCGCACCACGGCGCAGGCCCGCCAGCTCGTCGTGCACCGCCACATCATGGTCGACGGCAAGATCGTCGACCGCCCCTCCTTCCGCGTGAAGGCCGGCCAGATGATCCACGTCAAGCCGCGCTCCGAGGGCACCGAGCCCTTCCAGGTCGCCGCCGCCGGCGGTCACGCCGACGTGCTGCCGAAGCTCCCCTCGTACCTCGAGGTCGAGCTCGACAAGCTGCAGGCCCGCCTCGTGCGCCTGCCGAAGCGCGCCGAGGTCCCCGTGACCTGCGAGGTCCAGCTGGTCGTCGAGTACTACGCGGCTCGCTAG